A genomic segment from Bacillota bacterium encodes:
- the mreC gene encoding rod shape-determining protein MreC — translation MARLFKNRLLWLVLVTIILIVVMGVSFSNKDIFKVARNIITIPLSPLQKFFFLTGQKVEYFFSTFKEIKTLKEENERLKIRVNELEKENRELIGYRDKIEELREALKLKSQFEDYEIIGANVIAIDAGNWFNVFKIDVGTKDGIDVDYPVITSTKGLVGRVLSSDLTSSKVISIIDEDSVVSCWLSKSGGGHVIVKGDLTLKEQGLCFMYNIPINVDVAVNDVVETSGLGGIYPKGILVGRVKEVRQANSELDRYGIIEPEVDLKRLQEVFVLKKKEKK, via the coding sequence CTGGCACGGTTATTTAAAAACAGGTTATTGTGGCTTGTGTTAGTTACAATTATATTGATAGTGGTAATGGGGGTGTCTTTTTCAAATAAAGATATTTTTAAGGTTGCAAGAAATATTATAACTATTCCGTTATCACCACTACAGAAATTTTTTTTCTTAACGGGACAAAAGGTAGAGTATTTTTTTTCCACTTTTAAAGAAATAAAAACTCTAAAAGAAGAAAATGAAAGGTTGAAGATAAGAGTAAATGAACTGGAAAAAGAAAATAGAGAACTTATTGGGTATAGAGATAAAATAGAAGAGTTGAGAGAAGCATTGAAACTGAAATCTCAATTTGAAGACTATGAGATAATAGGTGCTAATGTAATAGCAATAGATGCCGGTAATTGGTTTAATGTGTTTAAGATAGATGTTGGAACAAAAGACGGTATTGATGTTGATTACCCTGTAATTACAAGTACAAAAGGATTGGTTGGCAGAGTTTTGAGCTCTGATTTAACTTCTTCTAAAGTTATATCCATTATTGACGAAGATAGTGTTGTAAGTTGTTGGCTTTCAAAAAGCGGGGGGGGCCATGTAATAGTTAAGGGTGACTTGACTTTGAAAGAACAAGGACTTTGCTTTATGTATAATATCCCCATTAATGTAGATGTGGCTGTTAATGATGTAGTTGAAACTTCAGGACTAGGAGGTATATACCCGAAAGGTATCCTTGTGGGAAGGGTAAAAGAAGTAAGGCAAGCTAACAGTGAACTGGACAGATATGGGATTATAGAGCCGGAGGTGGACTTAAAAAGGCTTCAGGAAGTGTTTGTTTTGAAAAAGAAAGAAAAAAAGTAG
- the minC gene encoding septum site-determining protein MinC, with protein sequence MDENSSIIFKATNNGLILIMKEEDDFEKIYEQIGKKLTAAGKFFKGASLVVKYRGKKLLQDEAEKLCRLMSDKTEAEITAFEEDTDYDPKISEDGVEVEENRGAIPYVKSYYFEGIEEGITKFYRGTVRSGQLVSFNGNLVILGDVNPGAEVQATGNIIVMGSLRGIVHAGMDGNKEAIIAALNLQPVQLRIANIITRPPDEIKGKGPIAPEIAYIKDELVYIESFLPQR encoded by the coding sequence ATGGACGAAAATAGCAGTATAATTTTCAAAGCAACAAACAATGGCTTAATCCTTATAATGAAGGAAGAAGATGATTTTGAAAAAATATATGAACAAATAGGCAAAAAGCTTACTGCTGCCGGTAAATTTTTTAAAGGGGCTTCTCTTGTAGTAAAGTATCGCGGTAAAAAATTACTGCAGGATGAAGCAGAAAAACTTTGCCGTTTGATGTCTGATAAAACTGAAGCAGAAATAACAGCTTTTGAAGAAGATACCGACTATGATCCCAAAATATCGGAAGATGGTGTTGAAGTTGAAGAAAACAGAGGAGCAATACCTTATGTAAAGAGTTATTATTTTGAAGGTATAGAAGAAGGAATAACAAAGTTTTACAGGGGAACAGTACGCTCAGGTCAATTAGTAAGCTTTAACGGCAACCTGGTTATTCTGGGTGATGTTAACCCAGGTGCAGAGGTACAGGCAACAGGTAATATTATTGTGATGGGTTCCCTGAGGGGGATTGTCCATGCTGGCATGGACGGTAATAAAGAAGCGATTATTGCAGCTCTTAATTTGCAGCCTGTGCAGTTAAGGATTGCAAACATTATTACTCGGCCTCCCGATGAAATAAAGGGTAAGGGCCCTATAGCACCTGAAATAGCATATATTAAAGATGAACTGGTGTATATTGAAAGTTTTTTACCCCAAAGATAG
- the radC gene encoding DNA repair protein RadC, whose translation MTKKLKVKDLPLDERPYEKLEKYGPEMLSNAELLAIIIKCGSRNETSVSLAQRILMQDDEGKGLAYLHDISLEQLRTLKGIGKVKAIQIKALMEFSKRIASTFSSNGRVTIRCSSDVSRLLMEEMRHLKKEVFKTILLNTKNQLIKQINVSVGSLNASIVHPREVFSEAVKAAASAVLFVHNHPSGDPEPSMEDIETTRKLVSAGDILGIKVLDHIIIGDGIYTSLKEKGLV comes from the coding sequence ATGACAAAAAAACTAAAGGTAAAGGATTTACCATTGGATGAAAGGCCATATGAGAAGCTAGAGAAATATGGTCCGGAAATGCTTTCTAATGCAGAACTTTTGGCAATAATTATTAAATGCGGAAGCAGGAATGAAACTTCAGTTTCTTTAGCCCAGAGGATACTTATGCAGGATGATGAGGGAAAAGGTCTAGCTTACTTGCATGACATTTCTCTGGAACAATTGAGAACCTTAAAAGGTATTGGGAAGGTGAAAGCGATTCAAATTAAAGCTCTCATGGAGTTTTCGAAAAGAATTGCATCAACCTTCAGTAGTAACGGCAGGGTTACAATAAGGTGTTCAAGTGATGTAAGCAGGTTATTGATGGAAGAAATGAGACATTTAAAGAAGGAGGTTTTTAAAACCATTCTTTTAAACACGAAAAATCAGTTAATAAAACAAATAAATGTCTCGGTAGGCAGTTTGAATGCTTCTATTGTGCATCCGAGAGAAGTTTTTTCCGAAGCTGTAAAGGCAGCTGCTTCAGCAGTTTTGTTTGTGCATAATCATCCTAGCGGAGATCCTGAACCCAGTATGGAGGATATAGAAACTACAAGAAAATTGGTAAGTGCAGGAGACATATTAGGGATAAAAGTACTGGACCATATAATTATTGGTGATGGTATTTATACTAGTTTAAAAGAGAAAGGATTAGTTTAG
- the maf gene encoding septum formation inhibitor Maf, which yields MEKIILASASPRRRQLLEQWGIPFTVIPCDLNEENIKLSGDPGEKVEKLALVKAENVAKKIGKGLVIGADTIVVLDNAIFGKPKNDLDAYNMLKKLSGKCHEVLTGVAVVNSENGVYKTAHEKTKIYFTHISDMEIWTYINTGEPKDKAGAYAIQGKGALFIERIEGCYTNVVGLPLVLVKRMLKEFGIE from the coding sequence ATGGAGAAAATAATATTAGCTTCAGCATCGCCTCGCAGAAGACAACTATTAGAGCAGTGGGGTATACCTTTTACAGTTATACCCTGTGATCTTAATGAAGAAAATATCAAATTGTCTGGGGATCCTGGAGAGAAAGTAGAAAAACTGGCATTGGTAAAAGCTGAAAATGTAGCAAAAAAAATTGGAAAAGGTTTGGTAATAGGAGCAGATACCATTGTTGTCCTGGATAATGCAATTTTTGGAAAACCTAAAAATGATCTGGATGCTTATAATATGTTGAAGAAGTTAAGCGGAAAATGTCATGAAGTGCTAACGGGTGTTGCCGTAGTAAATTCAGAAAACGGTGTTTATAAAACTGCTCATGAAAAGACAAAAATTTATTTTACTCATATTAGTGATATGGAAATATGGACATATATAAATACAGGAGAACCAAAAGATAAAGCCGGTGCATATGCCATACAGGGAAAGGGAGCATTATTTATTGAGAGAATTGAAGGATGCTATACCAATGTTGTAGGACTACCCCTTGTACTTGTTAAAAGGATGTTGAAAGAATTTGGCATAGAGTAA
- a CDS encoding DUF58 domain-containing protein: MEVLALAVIAGVIILLQASLFKRTAFKKLDYKCGFSVKEAHEGDEIYLVETVYNKKLIPVPWLKVEINSSRWLEFAETRSIIAQENRHVTSSFFLKSYQKVTRRWKLKCLKRGVFRIDKVTLISGDLLGNATDSLPVEINAEIQVYPQTIELEETFTPVNYLQGDTIVKRWIIEDPFIVSGTREYTTRDPMKKIHWISTARMGRLMVRREDFTSRYGLSVILNIQSIENEYFDAVYKDFIELGIKAAATIFDRALRNGIPARLATNGSTIDGGRQMIYTQEASGRSHISSLLSILARLELRRIKDFEDYVRDISEDITNSEIIIITSYLTEAICSVLRKMRLKNNAITILVTNKSIDPAVLPADMNIYILKEDILKDVE, from the coding sequence ATGGAAGTATTGGCTCTGGCTGTGATTGCTGGTGTTATAATATTATTGCAGGCGTCTTTATTTAAACGTACAGCTTTTAAAAAACTGGACTATAAATGTGGATTTAGCGTTAAGGAAGCTCATGAAGGCGATGAAATATACCTTGTTGAAACCGTTTACAATAAAAAACTTATTCCGGTACCCTGGCTTAAAGTTGAAATAAATTCATCCAGGTGGTTGGAATTTGCAGAGACAAGGTCGATTATTGCCCAGGAAAACAGGCATGTGACAAGCAGTTTCTTTTTAAAGAGTTACCAGAAAGTAACCAGGCGCTGGAAGCTCAAATGCTTAAAACGAGGAGTATTCCGTATTGATAAAGTTACCCTCATTTCCGGAGATTTGCTCGGAAATGCTACCGACTCATTGCCGGTGGAAATAAATGCTGAAATCCAGGTATATCCTCAAACCATAGAACTGGAGGAAACATTTACCCCTGTCAACTACCTTCAAGGAGACACAATTGTAAAAAGATGGATAATAGAAGACCCTTTTATTGTTTCAGGCACAAGGGAGTATACAACAAGAGACCCCATGAAAAAGATCCATTGGATTTCTACTGCACGTATGGGAAGGTTAATGGTACGGCGGGAAGATTTTACTTCCAGATATGGTTTGTCGGTAATTTTAAATATACAATCCATAGAAAATGAATACTTTGATGCAGTATACAAGGATTTTATTGAATTAGGGATAAAAGCAGCCGCCACAATATTTGACAGGGCTTTAAGAAACGGAATTCCTGCAAGGCTTGCCACCAACGGCAGTACAATAGATGGTGGACGGCAAATGATATACACACAGGAGGCTTCCGGACGGTCTCATATTTCAAGTCTCCTAAGTATTCTGGCAAGGCTTGAATTACGTAGAATAAAGGATTTTGAGGATTATGTGAGAGATATATCGGAGGACATTACCAATTCCGAAATCATAATAATAACTTCATATTTAACTGAAGCTATTTGCAGTGTATTAAGAAAAATGAGACTAAAGAATAATGCTATCACAATACTTGTTACAAATAAATCTATAGATCCGGCTGTATTACCGGCAGATATGAACATTTATATCCTTAAGGAGGATATTTTAAAAGATGTGGAGTAA
- the lon gene encoding endopeptidase La: protein MSGQKKTENKLVLPLLPLRGLTVFPYVIMHFDVGRLKSIKALDEAMVNNQLIFLVAQKDAKSDSPTEDEIYRVGTISKVKQLVKLPGDTIRVLIEGISRAEVEEFVQVEPCFMARVVEYEIPVDEGLEIEVEALKRRVMDAFEEYVKLSNKVTPDILLTISTVEDAGQMCDMIASSIFLKVEQKQEILNEFNPISRLEKLLEILIKENEILEVERSINLRVRKQIDKMQKEYYLREQLKAIQSELGDREGIVGEVEAYKEKIEKVNLPREVEEKVNKELDRLLKMPPGSAEGGVIRTYLDWILDLPWNKKTEEIIDLKKAEEILNEDHYGLENVKERIIEYLAIRKLTNSLKGPILCLVGPPGVGKTSIAKSIARALNRNYVRMSLGGIRDEAEIRGHRRTYVGAMPGRIISAMKQAGSMNPLILLDEIDKMSNDFRGDPASAMLEVLDGEQNFAFRDHYLEVPFDLSDVLFLTTANNRDTIPRPLLDRMEVINISGYTEEEKVNIAIKHLIPKQIKAHGLKKRNLIFEEQAIRDIIAYYTREAGVRNLEREIAAICRKAARQIISKNRKVIRVTSGNLEKYIGVKKYRYDKASERDEVGIARGLAWTPVGGDTLSIEVNIMEGSGKLELTGQLGDVMKESARAAMSFIRSRADDFNIAKDFHTKYDIHVHVPEGAIPKDGPSAGITLATAIVSALTNIPVKRNVAMTGEITLRGRVLPVGGLKEKVLAAHRAGIDMIIVPIDNKKDIEEIPESIRKKVKVVFASDMDTVLDIALIKRSEKVKHKVKNTHDEKGSILLSEKQPVISNIENGTAELEQ, encoded by the coding sequence ATGTCCGGACAGAAAAAAACTGAAAACAAACTGGTATTGCCACTGTTGCCTCTAAGAGGGCTTACGGTGTTTCCATATGTAATTATGCACTTTGATGTAGGGAGGTTGAAATCCATTAAGGCACTTGATGAGGCAATGGTAAATAACCAGCTTATCTTCCTTGTTGCCCAGAAGGATGCAAAAAGTGATTCACCTACTGAAGATGAAATATACCGGGTTGGCACTATATCAAAAGTAAAACAACTGGTTAAACTTCCTGGAGACACTATAAGAGTGCTGATTGAAGGCATAAGCAGAGCAGAAGTTGAGGAATTTGTACAAGTGGAGCCTTGTTTCATGGCAAGGGTTGTTGAGTATGAAATTCCAGTCGATGAAGGACTCGAAATTGAAGTTGAAGCACTAAAAAGACGAGTAATGGATGCCTTTGAAGAATACGTAAAGCTAAGTAATAAAGTAACACCTGATATACTCTTGACCATTTCAACAGTTGAAGATGCGGGACAAATGTGCGATATGATAGCGTCCAGCATATTTTTAAAGGTTGAGCAAAAACAAGAGATATTAAATGAGTTCAACCCTATATCCAGGCTGGAAAAACTTCTCGAAATCCTTATAAAAGAAAATGAAATCCTGGAAGTTGAAAGAAGTATAAACCTTAGAGTCCGCAAGCAGATAGACAAGATGCAGAAGGAATACTATTTAAGGGAGCAATTAAAAGCAATACAAAGCGAGTTGGGAGATAGAGAAGGAATAGTAGGAGAAGTAGAAGCTTATAAAGAGAAGATAGAAAAGGTAAACTTGCCCCGAGAGGTGGAAGAAAAAGTCAACAAAGAATTAGACAGGTTATTAAAGATGCCTCCAGGTTCTGCAGAAGGCGGGGTCATAAGGACGTATCTTGACTGGATATTGGACCTTCCTTGGAACAAAAAAACCGAGGAAATTATTGATTTGAAGAAAGCAGAAGAAATACTTAACGAGGACCATTATGGCCTTGAAAATGTTAAAGAAAGAATAATTGAATACCTTGCCATAAGAAAGCTGACAAATAGTCTAAAAGGGCCCATACTTTGCCTTGTAGGCCCGCCTGGAGTTGGTAAAACGTCTATTGCAAAGTCTATTGCCAGAGCATTAAACAGGAATTATGTAAGGATGTCATTGGGAGGAATCAGAGATGAAGCTGAAATAAGAGGACACAGGCGTACTTATGTAGGCGCTATGCCCGGCAGGATTATTTCGGCAATGAAGCAGGCAGGTTCTATGAACCCGCTTATTCTACTTGATGAGATTGACAAAATGAGCAATGATTTTAGAGGTGATCCTGCGTCAGCAATGCTTGAGGTATTAGATGGAGAACAGAATTTTGCCTTTAGAGACCATTATCTTGAGGTTCCTTTTGACCTTTCGGATGTACTTTTCCTTACAACTGCAAACAATAGGGATACTATACCCAGGCCTCTTTTGGACAGAATGGAAGTAATTAATATATCAGGGTATACTGAAGAGGAAAAGGTGAATATTGCAATAAAGCACCTTATACCTAAGCAGATTAAAGCCCATGGCCTCAAGAAACGTAATCTGATATTTGAAGAGCAGGCAATAAGGGATATAATTGCTTACTATACCCGTGAAGCAGGAGTGAGGAACCTGGAAAGAGAGATAGCAGCTATTTGTAGAAAGGCGGCCAGACAGATTATCAGTAAAAACAGAAAGGTTATCCGGGTAACATCGGGAAATCTTGAAAAATATATAGGAGTTAAAAAATACAGGTATGATAAAGCTAGTGAAAGGGATGAGGTTGGAATTGCCAGAGGACTTGCGTGGACTCCGGTAGGAGGAGATACATTGTCAATCGAGGTAAATATAATGGAAGGCAGTGGTAAACTGGAATTGACAGGTCAACTTGGAGATGTTATGAAAGAATCTGCGCGGGCGGCTATGAGCTTCATACGTTCAAGGGCGGATGATTTTAATATTGCCAAGGATTTTCACACAAAATACGATATTCATGTCCATGTTCCTGAGGGCGCAATACCAAAGGATGGTCCTTCAGCCGGGATAACACTTGCCACTGCGATTGTTTCGGCCCTGACCAACATTCCTGTAAAAAGAAATGTTGCTATGACAGGGGAGATTACTTTAAGGGGAAGAGTATTACCTGTAGGAGGATTGAAAGAAAAAGTACTGGCAGCACACAGAGCGGGTATTGATATGATAATTGTACCTATTGATAACAAGAAGGATATTGAGGAAATACCTGAAAGCATCAGAAAAAAAGTAAAAGTTGTTTTTGCTTCCGACATGGATACCGTATTGGATATAGCTCTAATAAAAAGAAGCGAAAAAGTGAAACATAAAGTAAAAAATACCCACGATGAAAAGGGGAGTATTTTACTTTCAGAAAAACAACCGGTGATAAGCAATATTGAGAACGGAACTGCAGAGCTAGAACAGTAA
- the minE gene encoding cell division topological specificity factor MinE, whose product MILDFFNFFTKPKASKDVAKERLKLVLIHDRANVSPQFLEMIKSEIIKVITNYIDIDEEALDIQLTRTKSEDGESIVPALVANIPIKSVKTKKIT is encoded by the coding sequence ATGATTTTAGATTTTTTTAACTTTTTTACAAAACCAAAAGCATCAAAAGATGTAGCAAAGGAAAGACTGAAACTCGTATTGATTCATGACAGGGCCAATGTATCCCCTCAGTTTTTGGAAATGATAAAGAGTGAAATTATAAAAGTTATAACCAATTACATCGATATTGATGAGGAAGCCCTCGATATACAACTGACACGCACCAAAAGTGAGGATGGAGAGAGTATTGTGCCGGCATTGGTGGCCAATATTCCTATAAAAAGTGTAAAAACAAAAAAAATAACATAA
- a CDS encoding rod shape-determining protein, which translates to MSIFSKDIGIDLGTANTLVHVKGKGIVIREPSVVAINKKTNTIITVGDAAKSMIGRTPGDIVAIRPLKDGVIADFDITQSMLKYFIKKAVKTTLISKPRVLICVPSGVTEVEKRAVEEATYQAGGREVLLMEEPMAAAIGANLPVEEPSGSMVVDIGGGTSEVAVISLGGIVTSRSLRIAGDEFDQSIVNYIKRQYNLMIGERTAEEIKVTIGAAYPKLSEQVMNIRGRDMVSGLPKNINITSSEITEALRDPINAIIDAIKYTMERTPPELASDIMDRGIMLTGGGALLSGLDKVISKETGMPVHIAENPLDCVALGAGKVLEGIETMRKVLISSRRFR; encoded by the coding sequence ATGAGTATATTTAGTAAGGATATAGGTATTGATTTGGGTACTGCTAATACTCTTGTGCATGTAAAAGGTAAAGGTATAGTGATAAGAGAACCGTCTGTAGTAGCTATAAATAAAAAGACAAATACAATAATTACTGTTGGTGATGCAGCCAAAAGCATGATAGGCCGCACACCTGGAGATATAGTAGCTATAAGGCCACTGAAAGATGGTGTTATAGCAGATTTTGATATAACTCAGAGTATGCTGAAATATTTTATCAAAAAAGCAGTTAAAACTACACTTATCTCAAAGCCCAGGGTATTAATTTGTGTCCCGTCCGGTGTTACCGAAGTTGAGAAAAGGGCAGTTGAAGAGGCTACTTACCAAGCTGGAGGTAGGGAAGTGTTACTGATGGAGGAACCAATGGCAGCTGCTATTGGTGCAAATTTACCTGTAGAAGAGCCATCCGGGAGTATGGTTGTGGATATTGGAGGAGGTACAAGTGAAGTTGCCGTAATATCTTTAGGGGGAATAGTTACGAGCAGGTCTTTAAGAATTGCGGGTGATGAGTTTGACCAGAGTATTGTTAATTATATAAAAAGACAATATAATTTAATGATTGGGGAGCGCACGGCAGAAGAGATTAAAGTAACCATTGGTGCTGCCTATCCAAAACTATCGGAACAGGTTATGAATATACGTGGAAGAGATATGGTTTCGGGACTTCCAAAAAATATAAATATTACATCTTCTGAAATAACTGAAGCGTTAAGAGATCCGATTAATGCTATTATCGATGCAATAAAGTATACAATGGAGAGGACGCCGCCTGAATTAGCATCCGATATTATGGATAGAGGTATAATGCTTACGGGCGGAGGGGCACTTTTAAGCGGCTTGGATAAGGTCATTTCCAAAGAAACGGGGATGCCGGTCCATATTGCAGAAAATCCGCTGGATTGTGTTGCATTAGGTGCTGGGAAAGTATTGGAAGGAATAGAGACAATGAGAAAGGTATTAATTTCTTCAAGAAGATTTAGATAG
- a CDS encoding adaptor protein MecA yields the protein MKIEKISDNIIKVTISLNDLKERNIDLQSLTYNSTAAQELLWDMMEQAEIQYGFDFSNAHIVFEPVCDLTEGFIITITQLDEDADFESLQKYIKNRFRKADPRIKRKGHRIVYPVRIIYCFDTLDDICNVVDKVYLIYSGESYLYKLENKFYLLLKSTKPLNYMQLESLLSEYGKKVFNTSFYEGYLNEYGEMMIEKGAIDVLNTYF from the coding sequence ATGAAAATTGAAAAAATAAGTGACAATATAATTAAAGTTACCATTTCATTAAATGATCTGAAAGAAAGAAATATCGACCTTCAATCCCTGACCTATAATTCTACAGCTGCACAGGAATTGCTCTGGGATATGATGGAACAGGCAGAAATACAATACGGATTTGATTTTTCAAATGCCCATATTGTGTTTGAACCTGTTTGTGATTTGACAGAAGGCTTTATAATTACAATAACCCAGCTGGATGAAGATGCAGATTTTGAATCATTACAAAAATATATTAAAAACAGGTTTAGAAAGGCTGACCCCAGGATAAAGAGAAAAGGCCATAGAATAGTTTACCCTGTAAGAATCATATATTGTTTTGATACCCTTGATGATATCTGTAATGTGGTTGATAAGGTATATCTTATATATTCAGGTGAAAGCTATCTTTATAAGCTTGAAAATAAATTCTACCTGCTTTTAAAAAGTACGAAACCTCTTAATTACATGCAATTGGAATCTTTATTGAGTGAATACGGAAAAAAAGTTTTTAATACAAGTTTCTATGAAGGTTATCTTAACGAATACGGAGAAATGATGATCGAAAAAGGTGCAATTGATGTACTCAACACTTATTTCTAA
- the mreD gene encoding rod shape-determining protein MreD → MRMKVLIYVVSIFVIILVQTTVLDYIEINNIKPNLILVYSVCISILEGSMGGAVIGLFAGLVQDIVSGKTLGFYSLLGMYLGAIAGLASKKLYKDNILVVVLFTFFLTMVYESGVYLLSRFGNLRSPGLLYIFKTVVFPEALYNSAFSILIHFMVIKVNSKLNFRSKVIRRY, encoded by the coding sequence ATGAGAATGAAGGTCCTTATTTATGTAGTGAGTATTTTTGTTATCATACTTGTGCAGACAACTGTTTTGGATTATATTGAAATTAATAACATTAAACCGAACCTGATCCTGGTATATAGTGTATGTATATCAATACTGGAAGGAAGTATGGGAGGAGCAGTTATAGGCCTTTTTGCGGGATTGGTACAGGATATTGTGTCAGGTAAGACATTAGGATTTTATTCGCTATTGGGCATGTATCTGGGAGCAATTGCCGGTTTAGCGAGTAAAAAGCTATATAAAGACAATATCCTTGTTGTGGTGTTGTTTACTTTTTTTTTAACGATGGTTTATGAAAGTGGAGTGTATTTGCTTAGTAGATTTGGAAATTTAAGAAGCCCCGGTTTGCTTTATATATTTAAGACAGTGGTCTTCCCCGAAGCTTTATATAATAGTGCTTTTTCAATATTAATACATTTTATGGTGATAAAAGTTAATAGTAAACTTAATTTTAGAAGTAAAGTAATAAGACGGTATTAA
- the mgsA gene encoding methylglyoxal synthase, giving the protein MNIALIAHDKKKELMVDFCIAYKSILQNHTLYATGTTGTIIAESTGLNVYKFFPGPLGGAQQIGARIACNEMDLVIFFRDPLTAQEYEPDVNSILRLCDIHNIPVATNIATAEMLIKGVERGDLAWRELVIKQI; this is encoded by the coding sequence ATGAATATAGCACTGATAGCACATGATAAGAAAAAAGAACTAATGGTAGATTTTTGCATAGCATACAAGTCCATACTTCAGAACCATACCTTATATGCAACGGGTACAACGGGAACAATTATTGCTGAATCAACGGGATTAAACGTATACAAGTTTTTCCCTGGCCCCCTTGGGGGAGCTCAACAAATAGGAGCCAGGATAGCCTGCAACGAAATGGACCTGGTTATATTTTTTAGGGACCCTTTGACTGCACAGGAATATGAACCTGATGTAAATTCTATTCTTCGACTTTGTGACATCCATAATATACCTGTAGCAACAAATATTGCTACTGCAGAAATGTTAATCAAAGGTGTCGAAAGAGGGGACCTTGCATGGAGAGAATTGGTAATTAAGCAGATATAA
- the minD gene encoding septum site-determining protein MinD, with amino-acid sequence MGEVIVITSGKGGVGKTTTTANVGTALALRNKKVVLVDADIGLRNLDLVMGLENRIVFDLVDVVEGRCKLRNALVKDKRFEGLFLLPAAQTRDKSAVKPEQMIKLCDELRKEFDYTIIDCPAGIEQGFNNAVVGADKAIVVTTPEVSAVRDADRVIGLLESKELRDPKLLINRIKIDMVRRGEMMSIEDVKDILAVSLIGIVPDDEKIVVSTNRGEPIVTDQKSLAGQAYRNIAQRIDGEEVPFLSLEDDEGFVFKLKKLLGIKTT; translated from the coding sequence ATGGGAGAAGTCATAGTAATTACTTCCGGAAAAGGTGGAGTAGGTAAAACAACAACTACTGCTAACGTGGGAACCGCTCTTGCTCTAAGAAATAAAAAGGTTGTTCTTGTAGATGCCGATATAGGTTTAAGAAATTTGGATCTTGTAATGGGACTAGAAAACAGGATTGTGTTTGACCTTGTGGATGTAGTGGAAGGAAGGTGCAAATTAAGGAATGCCCTTGTAAAGGACAAGCGTTTTGAGGGGCTTTTCCTTTTACCTGCTGCTCAGACCAGGGACAAGTCTGCAGTAAAGCCTGAACAAATGATTAAGCTTTGCGACGAATTAAGAAAGGAGTTCGATTACACTATAATTGATTGTCCGGCAGGAATTGAACAGGGTTTTAACAATGCTGTTGTTGGAGCTGATAAGGCAATTGTAGTTACCACTCCTGAAGTTTCTGCCGTAAGAGATGCAGATAGGGTTATAGGACTTCTTGAATCCAAAGAATTGCGAGATCCTAAGCTCTTGATAAACAGGATAAAAATTGATATGGTAAGACGTGGTGAAATGATGAGTATAGAAGATGTTAAGGATATATTGGCTGTTAGTTTGATCGGCATAGTGCCGGATGATGAAAAAATTGTGGTATCTACCAATAGGGGAGAACCTATTGTTACAGACCAAAAGTCGCTGGCGGGACAAGCTTACAGAAATATTGCGCAAAGGATAGACGGTGAAGAAGTTCCGTTCCTTAGCCTTGAAGATGATGAAGGATTTGTATTTAAATTAAAGAAATTGTTGGGCATTAAAACTACCTGA